The following coding sequences lie in one Melopsittacus undulatus isolate bMelUnd1 chromosome 9, bMelUnd1.mat.Z, whole genome shotgun sequence genomic window:
- the TNFAIP8L3 gene encoding tumor necrosis factor alpha-induced protein 8-like protein 3 gives MDSDSAELSEGELVSPAGPDYFSSKNLALQAQKKILSKMATKTMANMLIDDTSSEIFDELYKVTKEHTRNKKEAHKIMKDLIKVAIKIGILYRNNQFNHEELEIVDKFRKKLNQTAMTIVSFYEVEYTFDRNVLAELLNECKDLVHELVDRHLTPRSHGRINHVFNHFADVEFLTALYSLDGDCRPYLKKICDGINKLLDEKVL, from the coding sequence GTCCTGATTATTTCAGTTCCAAGAATCTCGCACTGCAAGCCCAGAAAAAGATCCTGAGTAAAATGGCAACCAAAACCATGGCTAACATGCTCATCGATGACACAAGCAGTGAAATCTTTGATGAGCTGTACAAAGTAACAAAGGAACATAcgagaaacaaaaaggaagcccATAAAATTATGAAAGACCTGATTAAAGTGGCAATAAAAATTGGGATCCTGTATCGAAATAATCAGTTCAACCATGAAGAGCTGGAAATCGTAGACAAGTTCAGAAAGAAGCTGAACCAAACTGCAATGACAATTGTCAGTTTCTATGAGGTAGAGTACACTTTTGACAGAAATGTTCTTGCAGAACTTCTGAATGAATGTAAAGACCTTGTGCATGAACTGGTAGATCGACACCTGACACCAAGATCCCATGGGCGCATCAACCACGTCTTCAACCACTTTGCGGATGTGGAGTTTCTAACTGCCCTGTACAGTCTTGATGGGGATTGTCGGCCATACCTCAAAAAGATCTGTGATGGCATCAACAAACTACTTGATGAGAAGGTACTTTGA